In Trichocoleus desertorum NBK24, the following are encoded in one genomic region:
- a CDS encoding ATP-binding protein encodes MQPHFNLSPQLLAKAFPFHFVFKGDRTIVQAGEVLQRLIPNIIGSQLDQCFQIKRPILQTADFAALSKQSHSTFMLQSLHSEMVLKGQMMPVENCEVIFFLGSPVVTEISQLNEIGIKLKDFAIHDSAADFLFLLQAKSRLMDELAERELKLKDTLRAKEEIAILAEARARDVEQALDNLQRTQAQLIQAEKMSGLGQMVAGIAHEINNPVNFINGNLTYTDKYVQDLITLIELYQQRFPQGSPEIADFMEEMDLEFVLSDLPRLVVSMQMGSCRIRDIVLSLRNFSRLDEADQKDVDLHEGIDSTLLILNHKLKQGIEVIREYGALPKILCYPAQLNQLFMNIISNAADALFEGDIKSKQIVIQTSADGLNHVCIRIQDNGPGIPPEIKEKIFNPFFTTKPTGKGTGLGLSISQQIVAKHHGTIEVVSELGKGTEFAIKIPIS; translated from the coding sequence ATGCAGCCTCACTTCAATTTGTCACCCCAGTTGCTGGCGAAAGCATTTCCTTTTCACTTTGTGTTCAAGGGCGATCGCACAATTGTTCAGGCTGGAGAGGTTTTGCAGCGGCTTATTCCTAACATCATCGGGTCACAACTTGACCAGTGCTTCCAGATTAAGCGCCCCATTCTGCAAACTGCTGATTTTGCTGCCCTGAGTAAGCAATCTCACAGCACATTCATGCTGCAATCGCTCCATAGTGAAATGGTTCTCAAAGGGCAAATGATGCCTGTTGAAAACTGCGAGGTGATTTTCTTTCTGGGGTCTCCTGTGGTTACGGAGATTAGCCAGCTCAACGAAATCGGCATCAAACTAAAAGACTTTGCGATTCATGATTCTGCTGCTGATTTTCTCTTTCTTTTGCAAGCAAAGAGTCGGTTGATGGATGAGCTAGCAGAACGAGAACTGAAACTAAAAGACACTTTGAGAGCTAAGGAGGAAATTGCAATACTGGCAGAGGCGAGGGCCAGAGATGTAGAACAGGCTCTCGACAACTTACAGAGAACTCAAGCACAGTTAATTCAGGCTGAAAAGATGTCTGGGTTAGGGCAAATGGTGGCAGGGATTGCCCATGAGATCAATAATCCGGTTAACTTTATCAACGGCAATCTCACCTACACGGATAAGTATGTTCAAGATCTCATCACTCTAATTGAACTCTATCAACAGCGTTTTCCTCAAGGCTCTCCGGAAATCGCTGATTTCATGGAGGAGATGGATCTGGAATTTGTGTTGAGTGATTTACCGCGTCTAGTCGTATCAATGCAAATGGGAAGCTGTCGGATTAGAGATATTGTGCTGTCATTACGCAACTTTTCTAGATTGGATGAGGCAGACCAAAAAGACGTGGATCTACATGAAGGCATCGACAGCACACTGCTAATTCTCAACCACAAGCTGAAGCAGGGGATTGAGGTTATTCGAGAATATGGCGCTTTACCCAAAATTCTGTGCTATCCAGCTCAGCTAAATCAACTATTTATGAATATCATTTCTAATGCTGCTGATGCCTTATTTGAGGGAGATATAAAATCCAAGCAGATTGTGATCCAAACGAGTGCAGATGGCTTGAACCACGTCTGTATCCGTATTCAAGATAACGGGCCTGGAATCCCTCCTGAAATTAAAGAGAAGATTTTTAATCCGTTCTTTACGACAAAGCCTACTGGCAAAGGAACAGGATTAGGGCTATCAATCAGTCAGCAAATTGTCGCAAAGCATCATGGCACGATCGAAGTAGTTTCTGAATTGGGAAAGGGAACTGAGTTCGCTATTAAAATTCCAATTTCTTAA
- a CDS encoding heme NO-binding domain-containing protein, with product MYGLVNKAIHDMVCTRFGEETWNEIRHKAEVEVDTFISMESYPDDLTHRLVKATSLVLDLPASAIMQAFGEFWVQYTSGEGYGELMAMSGDTLPEFLQNLDDLHTRVGVSFPQLQPPSFACEEVEEQTLHLHYHSHREGLAPMVVGLVKGLGTHLNTDVEVTQTQSKSDGADHDEFTIQYKPH from the coding sequence ATGTACGGTTTAGTCAACAAAGCAATTCACGACATGGTCTGTACTCGTTTCGGTGAAGAAACCTGGAATGAGATTCGGCATAAGGCTGAAGTCGAGGTTGATACGTTTATCAGCATGGAATCTTACCCGGATGATTTGACCCACCGACTTGTGAAGGCTACGAGTCTGGTTTTGGATCTACCTGCTTCAGCTATCATGCAAGCCTTTGGTGAGTTCTGGGTGCAATACACCTCCGGGGAAGGCTATGGTGAACTGATGGCCATGAGCGGTGATACGCTTCCCGAATTTTTGCAGAACTTGGATGATCTGCATACCCGCGTGGGAGTCAGTTTCCCACAACTCCAGCCGCCATCTTTTGCTTGTGAGGAAGTTGAGGAACAAACGCTGCACCTCCACTATCATTCACATCGAGAGGGATTAGCTCCAATGGTAGTGGGATTGGTAAAAGGCTTAGGTACACACTTAAATACGGATGTTGAAGTTACCCAGACTCAAAGCAAGTCTGACGGTGCAGATCATGATGAGTTCACTATCCAGTACAAACCCCACTGA